A genomic region of Methanosarcina thermophila TM-1 contains the following coding sequences:
- a CDS encoding DUF1646 family protein: MALEVGVLIGFLVIFLAVLLGPFKIRVIEENLEPFLLVCGIAAMTLSGFVEIPGEETGWRMEIIEEALTSPLHVGEIAGIWIGIFQIVLIVGLIIYKWHEPIHKVIRKLTDILSVKILGFLLIVVLGLSSSIMSAILASIILVEVVNAMPISRKSKIDLTIIACFSIGLGAALTPLGEPLSTIAVSKLSGEPYHADFMFLFNMLGKYIIPGILAFGIVGMFFLGKTSPKDQGIGASDYSETLKDVIMRAVKVYVFIAALVLLGEGFKPLILEYFIKIPSGILYWVNMVSAILDNATLCAAEIGPALSELQIKSILMGLLIAGGMLIPGNIPNIISAGKLGITSREWARLGVPMGLVAMAVYFVIIFVLGI; this comes from the coding sequence GTGGCTCTTGAAGTAGGAGTTTTAATTGGATTTCTTGTGATTTTCCTTGCCGTATTACTAGGTCCTTTTAAAATACGCGTTATTGAGGAAAATTTGGAGCCATTTCTGCTCGTGTGCGGAATAGCAGCAATGACTCTTTCAGGTTTCGTTGAGATTCCAGGCGAAGAAACAGGCTGGAGAATGGAAATAATCGAAGAAGCATTGACTTCACCGCTGCATGTCGGAGAGATAGCCGGCATTTGGATTGGTATATTCCAGATAGTTCTGATTGTCGGACTGATTATCTATAAATGGCATGAACCTATCCATAAAGTAATCCGAAAATTGACCGACATACTTTCTGTTAAAATTTTAGGATTTCTCCTTATTGTTGTTCTTGGTTTATCTTCCAGTATTATGTCGGCTATTCTTGCGTCAATTATTCTCGTTGAAGTAGTCAATGCAATGCCTATTTCGCGAAAATCCAAAATCGACCTTACAATCATTGCATGTTTCTCAATAGGGCTTGGTGCGGCGCTTACCCCACTTGGTGAACCACTTTCGACAATTGCTGTCTCAAAACTCTCAGGTGAGCCTTACCATGCCGATTTCATGTTCTTATTTAATATGCTGGGTAAGTATATAATTCCAGGCATCCTCGCATTTGGTATTGTTGGAATGTTCTTCCTCGGGAAAACCAGTCCAAAAGACCAGGGAATTGGAGCATCCGATTATAGCGAGACTTTAAAAGACGTCATAATGAGAGCTGTTAAAGTCTATGTTTTTATTGCAGCACTCGTTTTGCTTGGCGAAGGTTTCAAGCCCTTAATACTTGAATACTTTATCAAGATTCCTTCAGGTATTCTTTACTGGGTTAACATGGTTTCAGCCATCCTTGATAACGCTACCCTGTGTGCCGCTGAGATCGGACCTGCTCTGAGTGAGCTCCAGATAAAGAGTATTCTTATGGGACTTTTGATTGCAGGCGGAATGCTGATCCCAGGAAATATTCCGAATATCATCTCTGCAGGCAAGCTTGGTATTACCAGCAGAGAATGGGCAAGGCTTGGAGTACCCATGGGACTTGTCGCAATGGCTGTCTATTTCGTCATCATCTTTGTGCTTGGAATATAA
- the rbcL gene encoding type III ribulose-bisphosphate carboxylase, with the protein MPFNQTSFYLCLVTSFNQDYQFYFNLFCRLTYSTRRKTMRRDYIDTGYIPKDTDLTCEFHIEPSAGVNFEEAATHMAGESSIDSWTEIVTLSPELATKLKPHVFYVDEGSQTVRVAYSEELFELGSVPQVLSAVAGNILSMKVVDNLRLQDIAFPKSMLREFKGPKFGLPGVRKLTGVEDRPLIGTIVKPKVGLNSEKHAEVAYNSFAGGCDLVKDDENLTDQKFNSFEKRAELTLKLAEKAEAETGERKMYICNITAPTCKEMIRRMNVLKDLGAHYAMIDIVPAGWTALQTLREEVEDTDLVLHAHRCMHSAYTRNPRHGISMLVVAKLCRLIGLDQLHIGTVVGKMHGEKHEVLNLRDECVLDNVPADESQHVLAQDWGGLRPMFPVASGGLAPTMIPDLYSIFGRDIIMQFGGGIHAHPMGTAAGATACRQALEATLEGVSLQEYAKKHKELEAALDKWLKK; encoded by the coding sequence ATTCCATTCAATCAAACAAGTTTTTATTTATGTTTAGTTACTTCCTTCAATCAGGATTACCAATTCTACTTTAACCTATTCTGTAGACTAACTTATTCAACTAGGAGGAAGACAATGCGAAGAGACTATATAGACACGGGCTATATCCCGAAGGATACCGATCTGACATGTGAATTCCATATCGAGCCGTCGGCAGGAGTGAACTTTGAGGAAGCTGCAACCCATATGGCAGGGGAAAGCTCTATAGACTCCTGGACTGAAATTGTTACACTCAGTCCCGAACTTGCGACCAAGTTGAAACCCCATGTATTTTATGTGGACGAGGGATCACAAACTGTAAGGGTAGCTTATTCCGAAGAACTCTTTGAACTGGGTTCGGTCCCGCAGGTTCTGAGTGCAGTTGCAGGAAACATCCTGAGTATGAAAGTCGTTGATAATCTGAGGCTGCAAGATATCGCTTTTCCTAAGTCAATGCTCCGTGAGTTCAAAGGACCCAAATTCGGGTTGCCAGGAGTCAGGAAACTTACAGGTGTAGAAGACAGACCTCTCATAGGAACTATCGTCAAGCCGAAAGTGGGGTTAAACTCTGAAAAACACGCCGAGGTAGCTTACAACTCTTTTGCTGGAGGCTGCGACCTTGTCAAGGATGATGAGAACCTTACGGATCAGAAGTTTAACAGCTTTGAAAAAAGAGCCGAACTCACCCTTAAACTTGCAGAAAAGGCAGAAGCTGAAACCGGAGAGCGCAAAATGTATATCTGCAACATTACTGCCCCGACCTGCAAGGAAATGATCCGCCGCATGAATGTCCTTAAAGACCTGGGTGCGCACTACGCAATGATCGACATTGTTCCCGCAGGCTGGACTGCGCTTCAGACCCTAAGAGAAGAAGTTGAAGACACAGATCTTGTACTTCACGCCCACCGATGTATGCACTCAGCCTATACTCGGAATCCTCGCCACGGAATAAGCATGCTTGTCGTTGCCAAGCTCTGCAGATTGATTGGACTTGACCAGCTTCACATAGGTACAGTTGTTGGAAAGATGCACGGAGAAAAGCACGAGGTTCTGAACCTCCGGGATGAGTGCGTACTTGACAATGTGCCTGCGGATGAAAGCCAGCACGTCCTTGCCCAGGATTGGGGAGGACTGAGACCAATGTTCCCGGTTGCATCAGGAGGGCTTGCCCCGACTATGATTCCTGACCTGTACTCTATTTTCGGAAGGGATATTATCATGCAGTTCGGCGGCGGAATTCATGCACATCCTATGGGTACGGCAGCAGGAGCTACTGCTTGCAGACAGGCGCTGGAGGCAACCCTTGAGGGAGTTAGCCTGCAGGAATATGCGAAAAAACACAAAGAACTTGAAGCTGCCCTTGATAAGTGGTTGAAGAAATAA